gGTTATATTGAGGTCAACAACTGTCTTTTTCAACACATCTGCAGTTTGCACCTTTAAATATCCAGCCAAACTTGGCAGCCTTTTTGTTTCTAAGAATAAAGTCTTTAGAGTTATAAAAACAGCCAAATTACAAGAAGTCctactaaatatttaaatgagtTTCCTTCCGATCAGCTCTACCAGTCATGGGTTTATTTTAACCTGTTAAAAGGTTGCATTCTGCTTAGAGCACACAGAGTGCACCAAGAGTGTACTGAGAGTACACCTGGAGTGTGCTGAGAGTATGCTGAGATTACACTGAAAAGTGCGCTGAGAGTGAACTGCCATGATAAACAAGCAGTGAGAGCTGGTGTGACAGCATGAAGCTCCTTAGCGGGGGGGAGATCCCCACAACCTCATTTCAGGGTATTGACTGAATACCAGGAACAAAGGCTGTGAATCATCATCCTTGCCAGTGATCCTTTCATCTGGCTTGTCATGCTGCTGCTTGAAGTCTTCATTAACAGCAGAGGCCTCCCCCAAAGGGGACTCGCTCCGTCTCTCCGGGGACTGCAGGTTTGAATCTGGCCTATGTCTTGGTGATTCAGTTGTCTGAATGTGTCCTTGTAGGCAaattccaccccccacccccaagaccCTGAGTCCTATACAGGCTGAACCTGGTCAGCACCCATTTTCCAGGAAGGGCTTCCACCCCACCATGTCCCTGACTTGGTAAGAGGTTTCTGAAAACAGATTGTCTACAGGGCTGTGAGATCAGGCCCCGCTCTCGCTTTGAATTGTCGGGTGGGCAAGAAGATTacctggggggcggggctaaAGACTGTAGGAAGGTGGATGCTGGTATTAAAGATTTCTGAGTAGATGTGGGGTGGGTGCCAGTAGAACAATCTGTGGGCCAGATTTAATATTTTTCCCCAAGAGGGACAGGTGGACCGATCTTATGACGGGGGGTGCCAGGCTGACTGCgacccccagccctggaggtaGGCCTGTGCGAGGTATTGTTCTCACACAGAATACAAAAATAGCACAGAATAGCACAATAAAAATGAGCAATTCTATAATACACATTCTGGCACTACCCACCATACCACATTTACCTCATTCTTAGACACACTGCATTGCCATCATCACACGACGCGGGTCCCTGGACCCGCTTCTCCACGCACGCGTCTGACCGCAGGAGTCCGACATGCCCGGTTAATGAAGCAGGCAGCTTTTCTCGTCAAAGACATGACAGGTGTCAGGCTGTATTATTGTAACACTTCCCTCCTCGGCACAGCTGGTCACGTTTGGCACATGGCGACAGGCCGGCCCATTCTTGGGGACACGCGCTATATTTATTGTCCAGTAGCTACAGGAACATAAAAGCAGCCATTGTCAGCGATCTGTGGCACGAGGAACAATCAGTCTGTGCCAGAGAGGCTGAGGTAAGGGCTGAGGTGTCAGCGATGGGGGGCAGCCAGCTTAAGCTGCCACATTAACCAAGCATGTTCAGGATATCTAACACTGAGGCTTTCCATCAAATCGTCTGTGAatgaaaattaaactttatgctttttttttcttctagaAGGTTTCACAATGTCGGAGTAAGTAAACCTTCAGTCAAATTTGTCATGTTCATTGTttttaagtaaaacaaagaaCCAGACTGCCTCTTAATTACTTGCTTGATGGGATAATGTTTTCTAAGCTTCAGGATATGCGGTCCAGTGGATTGTTTCCATACCTGATTTTACTCATTTAAGCAATTTCAAGTAAAACTTAGTATCAATATGCATTTCAACATAACAAGCTATACAGTGGACTTTTCTGAATGTCTTTTCTGAAATTTGCCCATGAATTGCTCTGAAGTCCCCTGTCATATAGGTTAGAAACATTTGGCAAAAACGACAACAAGCAAACATACAAACAAGCATGCATTTGTATTTCTAACTATTTCTCTCTCCCTTCGTTTGTTTGTCCTCCTTGGTGTCTTTGGCTCTCACAGCGAGGTAAGCATTTATTTCTCATGcttaaaatacagtaacagaATCATGATTCACATTCTGTACAAATACCTTTAAGTATCACCATTAAGATCCAGAAGGGTTACCGTCCCGCTGATTTGCACTGGGTGCCCCTCTTGTGACTCGGTCGGTCACGGCTGCTGTGTCTCTCCCACAGGAGCCCAGTATCCCCAGGCCTCTGCATCCCAAGGCAGAAGCCAAGGTGCGTTCAGGACCGGTGCTGCACTTCCCACACAGCTGCTGTGCCATCGGCCTTCTTAAGGGACAGGGACACACTGAGCAGCCCCCCAGTCACTATGATGTCTGAAATCACACCTCCGCTGCCCCGAGATCCGACTGCTCACGTCCACAAACACTGGCCGCTTTCTCAGAGTGCATTCAGCGCTTTAAGAAGCTTCCCTTACTCACAAAAAGCTTCTCCTCAATTGATTGATGCATGAAATTCGATTACATTGGATTGCTTTTGCACAATGAACAAGTATTCAGACAAGAAAATGCAATTTGGCATCTAATCTGATAGTGAAGAATAGTTAGGAAATGTATACCTATACATATCAACCTTGGAATAGATTATTGTGAATATCTCTCCCAAATGACTTAACCCTCCTCACTTTTTTAGCCGAAGTCAAAGATTTCGGCATCCCGGAAGCTCTCGCTAAAGGTGGGTCTCCCTTTGAAACTGAGCTTGGCCTCTAACCTTCATAGACCAGGCAGAATCTTGGCTACGTTCTCACCTATGACTCCGTCACACAGATCCTGCTCCTGACCCGGGCCATGGAGGatctggagaaggagaagatggAGCGGAACGAGGAGAAAGTGCGATACCTGGCGGAGAAGCTGCCCCCTCTGCAGCTATCGGGGCTATCAATGGACGAGATGCAGGTGAGCGGGCGAGGGGGATGGCACAGGAACTGCAGGTCCAACGGTAGGTCCTGTCCAAAGAGCGGCGTGACAGCAGATACTGTTGTTactaaaggctgatttatattTCGGCATAGAATCCACACCGTAGCCTGGTGCGCCCCCTCCCCAGAAATGGCTTTGTAATTGCAGTCATGGTGACACAGACTGCAAGAACTGTAATTGGTCCGCTTGGTAGCATCACACTTCCTCCCCTGCAATGCTTTGTTGTTGATTGTTTCCAGCTGCTGCTTTTTAGTGTGGGACAGGTTGTGTTCAGCTCACTGCTAACCTGCCGTCCTACAGTCATTCACACGAGGGCTGTATGATAttggaaaatgtgattttttttttgcaataaatactgcaatatttCTAAAGCgaaaaatgaattttaaataactttctcacaaatgcacatatgactgatttaaacagcaaggatggaAATTATTATGATTGGCTCAGAAAGGGCATGCAGAGCTCTTGAAATGTCaaaatcttgaaaaggaacaatcattaaaattgcagaacttgctaagttttgtttcctgtgacagagtaaaaatgctTTAGTGAAGCTTAAACGCCCTGCATTTTGGCGGTGTGATGACCTCACAGACAAACCAGTGCACAACCATAAAATGCTTGCAAAAGTGCAGGCCGCTTGCGTAGCTCACAGCATAAGCGCTGCATAGGCGCGACGCGATTATATAAATCAACCTCAAGGAAACCGATCGATAAACTTAAGGTCACCGTTTTGAGTGGAATGAGTGGGTTAAAATAAGGTGTGGATAAGAGTCAGCTGACGACCACAATGTTTTTGTAAACAAGCAaacgctgtttttttttttttgcagaaactGTGCAAGCAGCTTCATGCGAAAATTGACGTCGTGGATGAGGAGCGTTATGACTGCGAGGCCAAAGTTATGAAGAACAACAGAGACGTACGTGTTTCATTAAGTCTGTGACTGCAGATCACAGTTGTGAAAGTGTAACATCACCCCAAAGATGGAAGCCGTCCCCAGCAGTGACCTCAaatctacagccaccttgtcCATCCAGCACCCAGCACATAACACTGTGGTTCTGACCCGATCCAGATCCATGAGCTTAAGCTGAAGGTGCAGGACCTAGGAGGAAAGTTTAAGAAGCCGGCGCTGAGGAAGGTGCGCGTGTCGGCGGATGAGATGATGCGTGCCCTGCTGGGCTCC
The nucleotide sequence above comes from Paramormyrops kingsleyae isolate MSU_618 chromosome 3, PKINGS_0.4, whole genome shotgun sequence. Encoded proteins:
- the LOC111846153 gene encoding troponin I, slow skeletal muscle-like, coding for MEDLEKEKMERNEEKVRYLAEKLPPLQLSGLSMDEMQKLCKQLHAKIDVVDEERYDCEAKVMKNNRDIHELKLKVQDLGGKFKKPALRKVRVSADEMMRALLGSKHKGSMDLRANLKSVKKEDIKQEKVLTTEVGDWRKNVEAMSGMEGRKKMFDAAGGGQ